A section of the Humulus lupulus chromosome 2, drHumLupu1.1, whole genome shotgun sequence genome encodes:
- the LOC133817397 gene encoding uncharacterized protein LOC133817397, with protein MWEGHPTGEKMHCVKLRLMLLPSLQWSLISPRPRSNLKTKVKCFSSYSSSLQYTPWSGLQTWRDSAVNEDRSWGPNGPQPLPLQSQPSTPDASGDCQIAVSSASSLAELGALVLSTSDPLTKSRLSHLAYTRWRLENLPIGVAQPPSRPARPPKPELVSPKEIPAPKNSLLPLNAYMLHNLAHVELNAIDLAWDTVVRFSLFSETLEEGFFADFAHVADDESRHFAWCSQRLAELGYKYGDMPAHNLLWRECEKTSDNVAARLAAIPLVQEARGLDAGPRLVQRLVGFGDLRTSNIVARIADEEVAHVAVGVDWFIGVCQKLGRPPCFTFKDLLKEYNVELKGPFNYSARDIAGIPRDWYDVSASNKQDENKQLSAVYERLASIISMESQNSSLNTPSE; from the exons ATGTGGGAGGGTCATCCGACCGGAGAGAAGATGCACTGCGTCAAACTCAGACTCATGCTTTTGCCATCGCTACAATGGTCTTTGATCTCACCTCGGCCTCGTTCAAACCTCAAAACCAAAGTCAAGTGCTTTTCGTCTTATTCTTCTTCGTTGCAGTACACACCATGGTCTGGTCTTCAAACCTGGAGAGATAGCGCGGTGAATGAAGATCGTAGTTGGGGACCCAATGGTCCCCAACCATTGCCCTTGCAGTCACAGCCCTCCACACCTGATGCTTCGGGCGACTGTCAAATAGCGGTGTCATCAGCTTCGTCACTTGCGGAGCTTGGTGCTCTGGTTCTCTCAACCAGTGATCCTCTCACAAAGTCCAGGCTTTCTCATCTCGCTTACACCAGGTGGCGCCTTGAGAATCTCCCTATTGGGGTGGCCCAACCGCCGTCTCGGCCAGCTCGCCCCCCCAAACCCGAGTTG GTATCCCCAAAGGAAATTCCAGCTCCAAAAAACTCACTGTTGCCTCTCAATGCTTATATGCTGCATAATCTTGCTCATGTGGAGCTAAATGCAATCGATTTGGCTTGGGATACTGTTGTTCGGTTTTCACTATTCAGTGAGACTCTTGAGGAGGGGTTCTTTGCTGATTTCGCTCATGTTGCTGATGACGAGAGTCGCCATTTTGCTTGGTGTTCTCAGAGACTTGCTGAACTTGGTTACAA ATATGGAGACATGCCTGCTCACAATTTGCTTTGGAGGGAGTGTGAGAAAACATCTGATAATGTTGCTGCACGTTTGGCAGCAATCCCACTAGTCCAG GAGGCTAGAGGACTTGATGCTGGGCCTCGACTTGTGCAAAGATTGGTTGGTTTTGGAGACCTCAGAACGTCAAATATTGTCGCAAGAATTGCTGATGAAGAAGTCGCACACGTAGCTGTTGGTGTGGATTGGTTTATTGGTGTTTGCCAGAAATTGGGTCGGCCTCCATGCTTCACTTTTAAAG ACTTGTTAAAAGAATATAATGTGGAGTTAAAGGGGCCCTTCAATTATTCAGCTCGAGATATAGCTGGCATTCCACGTGATTG GTACGATGTATCTGCTTCGAACAAACAAGATGAAAATAAGCAGCTTTCTGCA GTTTATGAGAGGCTTGCTTCAATCATATCCATGGAGAGTCAGAATTCAAGTTTGAATACCCCTTCTGAATGA